The Papaver somniferum cultivar HN1 chromosome 3, ASM357369v1, whole genome shotgun sequence genome includes a region encoding these proteins:
- the LOC113355592 gene encoding basic 7S globulin-like encodes MASSLVQSFLLFSTLVFLTFSSLSSSQPTSFRPKALVLPITKDASTLQYLTQIKQRTPLVPIDVVVDLGGQFLWVDCEQGYTSSTYKPARCGSAQCSLASKSPTCGTCFSPPRPGCNNNTCGLFPGNTITDTSTTGELASDVVSVQSTDGSNPGASVTVKQFIFNCAPTSLLDGLAKGVKGMAGFGREKIGLPSQFSAAFSFPRKFAMCLSSGKGVMIFGDGPYVLQPEKEISGSLQYTPLLINPVSTAGAFSQGEKSVEYFIGVKSIRIDEKEVPVNKNLLSITTDGVGGTKISTVNPYTVMETSIYKAVVDAFTKEAAARNISRVAAVAPFKTCFSRKNVLSTRLGYGVPTIELVLQNEKTIWRIFGANSMVQVNDNVLCLGFVDGGANPRTSIVLGGYQLEDNLIQFDIARSRLGFSSLLYGRQTTCSNFDFTTKP; translated from the coding sequence ATGGCTTCATCTCTAGTTCAATCCTTTCTTCTTTTCTCAACTTTGGTATTCTTAACCTTTTCTTCTCTGTCGAGCTCACAGCCTACTTCATTCAGACCAAAGGCACTTGTCCTTCCAATCACCAAAGATGCATCTACACTTCAATATCTAACTCAGATCAAACAAAGAACACCTCTAGTCCCCATCGACGTAGTCGTTGATCTTGGCGGTCAGTTCCTATGGGTCGATTGCGAACAAGGTTAtacatcatcaacatacaaacctGCTCGTTGTGGATCAGCACAATGCTCGCTAGCAAGTAAATCGCCTACTTGTGGAACATGCTTCTCTCCGCCCAGACCAGGATGCAATAACAACACTTGCGGTCTTTTCCCTGGGAATACCATCACTGACACTTCCACAACTGGTGAACTTGCTTCAGATGTTGTATCTGTGCAGTCGACAGACGGTTCAAACCCCGGAGCTAGTGTCACGGTGAAACAGTTTATATTCAATTGTGCACCAACTTCTCTGTTGGATGGACTTGCTAAGGGTGTTAAAGGAATGGCTGGTTTTGGTCGTGAAAAAATCGGGCTACCGTCGCAATTTTCAGCTGCTTTCAGCTTTCCTAGAAAATTTGCCATGTGCTTATCATCTGGAAAGGGTGTCATGATTTTTGGTGATGGTCCTTATGTGCTGCAACCAGAAAAGGAAATATCAGGTTCACTTCAATACACTCCTCTATTAATCAATCCAGTCAGTACTGCAGGAGCATTCTCACAGGGTGAGAAGTCAGTTGAGTATTTCATCGGAGTAAAATCGATTAGAATCGACGAAAAAGAGGTCCCGGTTAATAAGAATTTACTGTCAATCACTACGGATGGTGTTGGAGGAACCAAGATTAGCACTGTTAATCCTTACACAGTCATGGAAACATCAATTTACAAGGCTGTTGTTGATGCTTTTACTAAGGAAGCTGCAGCTAGGAATATTTCCCGGGTTGCAGCAGTAGCACCTTTCAAAACATGTTTTAGTAGAAAGAATGTGCTAAGTACTAGACTTGGGTATGGTGTGCCAACTATCGAACTTGTGTTGCAAAATGAGAAAACTATCTGGAGGATTTTCGGAGCTAATTCAATGGTGCAAGTTAACGACAATGTTTTGTGTTTAGGATTTGTTGACGGAGGCGCAAATCCGAGAACGTCTATTGTTCTTGGTGGGTATCAGTTGGAAGACAATCTTATACAGTTTGACATTGCAAGATCAAGACTTGGGTTCAGTTCATTACTTTATGGCAGGCAAACTACTTGCTCAAACTTCGATTTCACCACTAAGCCTTAA